A single Providencia manganoxydans DNA region contains:
- the paaC gene encoding 1,2-phenylacetyl-CoA epoxidase subunit PaaC → MNQHEALKQYVLRQGDTPLVLAQRLCEWCGHAPELEIDLAISNIGLDLLGQARNFLSYAATLAGDESDEDKIAFLRDEREFCNLLLVEQPNGGFNDTLVRQFFIDAYHVPLYQALTHSADPQLAAIAEKSLKEALYHLRFSRHWMIRLGDGSEESHQKIQQSVNQLWRFTGELFHADDIEIGLAEIGIAVDPRSIQPQWLTTINETFEQATLTLPQQHAYRTGGKQGNHTEHLGILLTELQFVQRAYPNCDW, encoded by the coding sequence ATGAACCAGCACGAAGCACTCAAACAATATGTCTTACGACAAGGCGATACTCCTTTAGTCTTAGCGCAACGCCTCTGTGAATGGTGTGGCCACGCCCCTGAGCTAGAAATCGACCTCGCTATATCAAACATTGGCTTAGATTTACTGGGACAAGCCAGAAATTTTCTCAGCTATGCGGCGACGCTTGCAGGGGATGAGTCTGATGAAGACAAGATAGCCTTTCTGCGTGATGAACGTGAATTCTGTAACCTATTACTGGTCGAGCAGCCCAATGGGGGTTTTAATGACACACTGGTACGCCAATTTTTTATTGATGCCTATCACGTACCGCTGTATCAAGCACTGACTCACAGCGCAGATCCACAACTTGCCGCTATTGCCGAAAAATCATTGAAAGAAGCCCTCTATCACTTGCGCTTTAGTCGCCATTGGATGATCCGTTTGGGTGATGGCAGCGAAGAAAGTCACCAAAAAATCCAACAATCAGTCAATCAGTTATGGCGCTTTACTGGCGAGCTGTTCCATGCCGATGATATTGAAATTGGACTCGCTGAAATTGGGATTGCCGTCGACCCTCGCAGCATACAGCCACAATGGCTAACCACTATTAATGAAACGTTTGAACAAGCAACCTTAACGTTACCTCAGCAACATGCCTATCGAACAGGCGGCAAACAAGGCAATCACACTGAGCATCTAGGTATCCTTTTAACCGAGTTGCAATTTGTTCAGCGCGCTTATCCTAATTGTGACTGGTGA
- the paaG gene encoding 2-(1,2-epoxy-1,2-dihydrophenyl)acetyl-CoA isomerase PaaG has translation MQDSAMILTTQQEGVLTITLNRPDRLNSFNDEMHHQLSEALKIAERDETVRCLVITGAGRGFCAGQDLNDRNVTASDQAPDLGYSVETFYNPLIRRMTNLPKPIICAVNGVAAGAGAAIALAGDIVIAAKSANFIQSFCRLGLVPDSGGSWFLPQLVGHARAMGMALLGDKISAEQALQWGMIWQVTENDQLTATVNALAQHLAIQPTYGLGLIKKAIYCAATNTLDAQLDLERDLQRLGGRSDDYREGVNAFLNKREPVFKGH, from the coding sequence ATGCAAGACAGCGCCATGATATTAACCACGCAACAAGAAGGCGTATTAACGATCACCTTAAATCGCCCCGACAGGCTCAATAGCTTCAATGATGAGATGCATCATCAATTAAGCGAAGCATTAAAAATAGCTGAACGCGATGAAACCGTTCGCTGTTTAGTGATTACTGGTGCAGGACGTGGTTTCTGTGCAGGGCAAGATCTCAACGACCGTAATGTGACGGCCAGTGACCAAGCCCCTGATTTAGGGTACTCGGTTGAAACCTTTTATAACCCGCTCATTCGTCGAATGACTAATTTACCCAAACCGATTATCTGCGCAGTAAATGGTGTCGCTGCGGGTGCGGGTGCTGCCATTGCATTAGCTGGCGATATCGTAATTGCCGCCAAAAGCGCTAATTTTATTCAATCTTTTTGCCGCTTAGGCCTAGTTCCCGATTCAGGTGGCAGCTGGTTTTTACCTCAGTTAGTTGGGCATGCACGAGCCATGGGAATGGCATTACTTGGCGATAAAATCAGCGCAGAACAAGCTCTTCAATGGGGAATGATTTGGCAAGTCACCGAAAATGATCAGCTCACTGCGACCGTTAATGCATTAGCCCAACATCTTGCAATACAACCGACCTATGGGTTGGGTTTAATTAAAAAAGCTATCTATTGCGCCGCAACCAATACGTTAGATGCGCAATTAGATCTTGAACGCGATTTACAACGTTTAGGCGGCCGCAGCGATGATTATCGTGAAGGCGTAAACGCATTTTTAAATAAGCGCGAACCTGTATTTAAAGGGCACTAA
- the paaY gene encoding phenylacetic acid degradation protein PaaY, with protein sequence MSFYQIDGLTPVVGPDSFVHPTAVVIGDVIIGKNVYIGPNASLRGDFGRLIIKDGANVQDNCVMHGFPQFDTIIEEDGHIGHGAILHGCHIKRNALVGMNSVIMDGAVIGENSIVGACAFVKAEAVFADNMLIVGTPAKALRELSEQEIAWKSSGTVDYQDLVSRCKQTLREVEPLAQEEPNRPKLVFEGIIPKSAL encoded by the coding sequence ATGTCTTTTTACCAAATAGATGGGCTTACCCCCGTCGTTGGCCCTGACAGTTTTGTTCATCCAACCGCTGTGGTCATAGGCGATGTTATAATTGGCAAAAATGTTTACATTGGTCCGAATGCAAGCCTAAGAGGGGATTTTGGTCGTTTAATCATCAAGGATGGCGCTAACGTTCAAGACAACTGTGTTATGCATGGTTTTCCACAATTCGATACGATCATTGAAGAAGATGGTCATATTGGCCACGGTGCTATCTTACATGGATGCCACATTAAACGTAATGCATTAGTCGGTATGAACAGTGTCATTATGGATGGTGCTGTTATTGGTGAAAACTCGATTGTTGGCGCATGTGCATTTGTCAAAGCAGAAGCTGTATTTGCCGACAATATGCTGATTGTTGGTACCCCAGCAAAAGCACTAAGAGAGCTATCAGAACAAGAAATTGCATGGAAAAGCAGTGGTACTGTTGACTACCAAGACTTAGTGAGTCGGTGTAAACAGACTCTCCGTGAGGTCGAACCTTTGGCTCAGGAAGAACCCAATAGGCCTAAATTAGTCTTCGAAGGTATCATTCCCAAATCAGCACTTTAG
- the paaX gene encoding phenylacetic acid degradation operon negative regulatory protein PaaX, protein MDTKLSQFIQHALTSQPISGTSLIISLYGDALHHRGGEVWLGSLTNLLEPMGFTDRFVRTSVFRLQKEGWLDAEKIGRRSYYRISERGQNQFRHAESKIYQSEQPDWDGKWDLLLLETADKEEKARLKKELSWLGFGQLNTSLMAAPSSAQGDIPTLLNELNASEQVIYFRADYPYSRSEKNLKQLVADSWSLQQVAEHYHHFITLFRPLALLLKELTDEQISPEHSFQLRLLLIHFYRRIVLKDPQLPDELLPAQWEGQIAKHLCTNIYQRVELAATRYISERCETTVGELPQPTTLYFKRFGGALKEIAA, encoded by the coding sequence ATGGACACTAAACTTAGTCAATTTATACAGCATGCACTGACTAGCCAGCCTATTAGCGGCACATCGCTTATTATCTCTCTTTATGGTGATGCACTGCATCACCGTGGCGGTGAGGTCTGGCTAGGGAGTTTAACTAACTTATTAGAACCCATGGGGTTTACTGATCGTTTTGTACGTACCTCCGTATTTCGTTTACAAAAAGAAGGTTGGTTAGATGCTGAGAAAATTGGTAGGCGCAGTTACTATCGGATCTCCGAACGTGGTCAAAACCAATTTCGCCATGCAGAAAGTAAAATTTATCAAAGTGAACAACCTGATTGGGATGGTAAATGGGATTTACTTTTACTCGAAACTGCGGATAAAGAAGAGAAAGCTAGGTTAAAAAAAGAGTTAAGTTGGTTAGGCTTCGGCCAATTAAATACCTCATTAATGGCAGCTCCTAGCAGTGCTCAAGGTGATATTCCAACTTTGCTCAATGAGCTTAATGCCTCTGAGCAGGTGATTTATTTTCGAGCCGATTATCCTTATAGTCGGTCAGAAAAAAACCTCAAGCAGCTGGTTGCTGATAGTTGGTCATTGCAGCAAGTTGCAGAGCACTACCACCACTTTATTACCCTATTTCGTCCGTTGGCTTTATTACTCAAAGAATTAACTGACGAACAAATATCACCTGAACACAGTTTTCAGCTACGCTTATTACTGATCCATTTTTATCGCAGGATCGTGTTAAAGGATCCACAACTGCCCGACGAACTACTTCCAGCACAATGGGAGGGGCAAATAGCAAAACACTTATGCACTAATATTTATCAACGGGTTGAGCTTGCAGCAACACGCTATATCAGTGAAAGATGTGAAACAACAGTTGGAGAGCTCCCTCAGCCAACTACTTTATATTTCAAGCGGTTTGGGGGCGCGTTAAAAGAAATTGCTGCATAA
- the paaD gene encoding 1,2-phenylacetyl-CoA epoxidase subunit PaaD: MEQRQSLNGLQSPQLHQIWQQLQQIPDPELPALSITDLGMIRNVLATSNGWKVLFTPTYSGCPATEFLLNEIKQVLHHAGFSNIEIEVVLTPAWTTDWMNQNAKQRLRDFGIAPPVGKSCEHPEHSGPIRCPRCDSQQTEKISEFGSTACKALYRCRECFEPFDYFKCI, from the coding sequence ATGGAACAGAGACAATCCCTGAATGGCCTACAATCGCCACAACTTCATCAAATTTGGCAACAATTACAGCAAATACCCGATCCAGAATTGCCAGCACTCTCAATTACCGATCTTGGCATGATCCGCAACGTGCTCGCAACATCCAATGGCTGGAAAGTACTTTTTACACCCACTTATTCAGGTTGTCCTGCAACAGAATTTTTACTCAATGAAATAAAACAGGTTTTACACCATGCTGGTTTTTCAAATATAGAAATCGAAGTCGTACTCACCCCTGCATGGACAACCGATTGGATGAATCAAAACGCCAAACAGCGCCTACGCGATTTTGGTATTGCCCCACCGGTGGGGAAATCTTGTGAACATCCAGAGCACTCGGGGCCAATCCGTTGCCCACGCTGTGATAGCCAACAAACTGAAAAAATTAGCGAGTTTGGCTCTACAGCCTGTAAAGCCTTATATCGCTGCCGCGAATGCTTTGAACCTTTTGATTACTTTAAATGTATTTAA
- the paaK gene encoding phenylacetate--CoA ligase PaaK produces the protein MSIQQQHTVDSIEFASRDEIEALQLSRLKWTLTHAYENVPMYRKKFNDAGVHPDDFKQLSDIEKFPYTTKQDLRENYPFNTFAVPMNQIIRIHASSGTTGRPTVVGYTQQDIDNWADLIARSLRSAGAGKGDKIHVAYGYGLFTGGLGAHYGAERLGAAVIPMSGGQTEKQAQLIADFKPDVIMVTPSYCLSIIDELEKIMGGDASKCSLRLGVFGAEPWTEALRTEIETRLGIKALDIYGLSEVMGPGVAMECADSGESGPTIWEDHFYPEIISPDTLQPLAAGDNGELVFTTLTKEAMPVIRYRTRDLTHLMPGVNRHMRRIGKITGRSDDMMIIRGVNVFPSQIEEQIMQFKELSPHYQLEISRKGNMDSLSIRVELKQPDALTYDERCNICHNLKHRIKSMVGVSTRISIVNCGDIPRSQGKAERVIDTRIAI, from the coding sequence ATGAGCATTCAACAACAACATACCGTCGACTCAATTGAATTTGCTTCTAGAGATGAAATTGAAGCTTTACAGCTATCACGGCTGAAGTGGACACTCACTCACGCTTACGAAAATGTACCGATGTACCGCAAGAAATTTAATGATGCAGGTGTTCACCCTGATGATTTTAAACAACTGAGCGACATCGAAAAATTTCCTTATACCACGAAACAAGATCTCCGTGAAAACTATCCCTTCAATACCTTCGCGGTTCCTATGAATCAAATCATTCGTATCCATGCATCATCGGGTACAACAGGGCGCCCAACGGTGGTGGGTTATACACAACAGGATATTGATAATTGGGCCGACTTGATTGCTCGTAGTCTACGCTCAGCAGGTGCGGGCAAAGGTGACAAAATTCATGTTGCTTATGGTTATGGCTTATTTACCGGCGGTTTAGGGGCTCATTATGGTGCTGAACGCCTTGGTGCTGCCGTGATCCCAATGTCGGGTGGGCAAACAGAGAAACAAGCGCAATTAATCGCTGATTTCAAGCCTGATGTTATCATGGTCACACCATCATACTGTCTCAGCATTATTGATGAACTTGAAAAAATCATGGGTGGAGATGCAAGTAAGTGCTCACTAAGATTAGGTGTGTTTGGTGCAGAACCTTGGACTGAAGCTTTGAGAACAGAAATTGAAACGCGTCTTGGTATTAAAGCACTTGATATTTATGGGCTGTCAGAAGTGATGGGGCCAGGCGTTGCCATGGAGTGTGCCGATTCAGGTGAAAGCGGGCCAACTATCTGGGAAGATCATTTTTACCCAGAGATCATTTCACCAGACACACTACAACCTTTGGCTGCTGGAGACAATGGTGAGTTAGTGTTCACTACGCTTACAAAAGAGGCTATGCCCGTTATACGTTATCGAACTCGTGATTTAACTCATCTAATGCCAGGCGTTAATCGTCATATGCGTCGCATTGGTAAAATTACAGGACGTTCTGATGACATGATGATTATACGAGGCGTGAATGTTTTTCCATCGCAGATTGAAGAACAAATCATGCAGTTCAAGGAGCTTTCTCCACATTATCAATTGGAAATCAGCCGTAAAGGGAATATGGATAGCTTATCAATTCGTGTTGAATTAAAGCAGCCCGATGCTCTAACTTATGATGAGCGTTGTAACATCTGTCATAACCTTAAGCATCGCATAAAATCAATGGTTGGGGTTAGTACACGTATCAGCATTGTAAACTGTGGCGATATTCCTCGCTCACAAGGTAAAGCTGAGCGTGTTATTGATACAAGAATTGCAATATAA
- the paaB gene encoding 1,2-phenylacetyl-CoA epoxidase subunit PaaB translates to MSNQDWPLYEVFVRSKQGLAHRHVGSLHAADDQMALENARDAYTRRSEGCSVWVVKATYLIASQPEDKSTFFDPADTKVYRHPTFYTIPDGIKNM, encoded by the coding sequence TTATATGAAGTTTTTGTTCGTAGCAAGCAGGGACTCGCACACCGCCATGTTGGCAGCCTACATGCTGCCGATGATCAAATGGCATTAGAGAATGCTAGAGATGCCTATACACGTCGTAGCGAAGGCTGCTCAGTATGGGTAGTCAAAGCCACATACTTAATTGCCTCACAACCAGAAGATAAAAGCACATTCTTTGATCCGGCTGATACTAAGGTTTATCGCCATCCCACTTTCTACACCATCCCTGATGGCATCAAAAATATGTGA
- the paaI gene encoding hydroxyphenylacetyl-CoA thioesterase PaaI has product MNTSTDMTLAQQSAQIMYRDDACAKAMGMSIEQVSEGFAQLSMCITSQMLNGHKTCHGGQLFSLADTAFAYACNSHGLAAVASSCSIDFIRPSFEGDTLTAIAQVKYQGKRTGLYEVEVINQHGKTLAWFSGRAHRLGHHLVEEKL; this is encoded by the coding sequence ATGAATACATCGACAGATATGACATTAGCACAACAATCGGCACAGATTATGTATCGAGATGATGCATGTGCAAAAGCGATGGGAATGTCCATTGAGCAGGTTTCGGAAGGTTTTGCGCAACTGTCCATGTGTATTACATCACAGATGTTAAATGGCCATAAAACCTGCCATGGGGGGCAACTATTTAGCTTAGCAGATACCGCTTTCGCTTATGCATGTAACAGTCATGGTCTTGCTGCTGTTGCATCCAGTTGTTCGATTGATTTTATTCGCCCAAGTTTTGAAGGCGATACACTAACCGCGATTGCGCAAGTGAAATACCAAGGCAAACGAACTGGGCTATATGAGGTTGAAGTCATCAATCAACACGGAAAAACCTTAGCTTGGTTCTCCGGACGTGCTCACCGCCTCGGCCACCACTTAGTAGAGGAAAAGTTATGA
- a CDS encoding 3-hydroxyacyl-CoA dehydrogenase: MTSMINTVAVIGAGTMGIGIAQVAANAGHNVLLFDINAQALETAKQSLTERLNKRVQQGKMPAQAATSLLSRLTLVHNMAELAPAQLVIEAVAEKLTIKQAIFNQLEGICHQNTLFASNTSSLSITAIASQLKHPERFAGLHFFNPAPIMKLVEVVRGRETAESVVNQLKALSLAWGKVPVVCRSTPGFIVNRVARPFYAETLRALEERIAAPATLDSVLRDAGGFAMGPLQLTDLIGHDVNYAVTESIFQAFGYDPRFQTSFEQLELVQAGHLGRKTGRGFYHYHKAAPLPDAKIAEKIPHNNSLLITARGAWQSLPTFAQLLRQNGICLEGSKCDAHKHPTLFIGDVMVMLTNGELASSQAQKNNQSVVLFDLSADYGKAPAIAISCAAQNSQQENQTVIAFFQSLNKDVIVLPDYPSLLNMRTVAMLCNEALDVVNKGIASPEDTDNAMCYGVNYPKGPLTWGAEIGWQNILNTLEQLAEFYGDGRYRANPLLRQLAAGHQTRFAKELQ; the protein is encoded by the coding sequence ATGACTTCAATGATCAATACTGTTGCTGTCATTGGCGCTGGAACAATGGGTATCGGCATAGCACAAGTTGCAGCTAATGCAGGACACAATGTCTTACTTTTTGATATCAATGCACAGGCACTTGAGACAGCGAAACAGTCTTTAACTGAACGCTTGAATAAACGCGTTCAGCAAGGGAAAATGCCAGCTCAAGCAGCAACATCCTTGCTTTCGCGACTCACCTTAGTTCATAACATGGCTGAACTGGCGCCAGCACAGCTAGTGATTGAAGCCGTTGCTGAAAAATTAACCATTAAACAAGCCATTTTTAATCAACTTGAAGGTATTTGCCATCAAAATACCCTCTTCGCCAGCAATACTTCCTCACTATCGATTACAGCAATTGCGAGCCAACTCAAGCACCCAGAACGATTCGCAGGCCTACATTTTTTCAATCCAGCGCCTATTATGAAGCTCGTCGAAGTGGTCCGTGGCAGGGAAACTGCTGAATCGGTGGTGAACCAGCTCAAAGCACTCTCTCTTGCATGGGGTAAAGTCCCTGTTGTTTGCCGCTCAACACCTGGGTTTATTGTCAATCGAGTCGCTCGCCCTTTTTATGCAGAAACCCTACGCGCACTCGAAGAACGAATTGCCGCTCCGGCAACACTAGACAGTGTATTGCGTGATGCGGGCGGTTTTGCAATGGGTCCACTACAACTGACTGACCTTATCGGTCATGACGTGAACTATGCTGTCACCGAGTCTATTTTTCAAGCCTTTGGCTATGATCCTCGCTTTCAAACCTCTTTTGAACAACTTGAGTTAGTACAAGCGGGACATTTAGGCCGAAAAACAGGCCGAGGGTTTTATCATTATCATAAAGCCGCGCCGCTTCCTGATGCCAAAATTGCAGAAAAAATACCTCACAACAACTCACTTTTAATCACCGCTCGAGGCGCTTGGCAAAGTTTACCTACATTTGCGCAATTATTGCGGCAAAACGGGATCTGCCTCGAAGGATCCAAATGTGATGCTCATAAGCATCCAACACTTTTTATTGGCGATGTTATGGTTATGTTAACCAACGGTGAATTAGCATCTTCTCAAGCACAGAAAAACAATCAAAGCGTGGTTCTATTTGATTTATCGGCTGACTATGGCAAAGCACCCGCTATTGCTATCAGTTGCGCAGCACAAAACAGCCAGCAAGAAAATCAAACTGTTATCGCTTTTTTTCAATCATTGAACAAGGATGTGATCGTGCTACCTGACTACCCCAGTTTACTCAACATGCGCACAGTTGCCATGCTATGTAATGAAGCGTTAGACGTAGTAAATAAAGGAATTGCCAGCCCAGAAGACACCGACAACGCCATGTGTTACGGCGTTAACTACCCAAAAGGCCCTCTAACTTGGGGAGCGGAGATTGGCTGGCAAAATATTCTTAATACATTGGAACAGCTCGCAGAATTTTATGGTGATGGTCGCTATCGAGCCAATCCATTACTTAGGCAATTGGCGGCAGGTCATCAAACGCGATTCGCTAAGGAACTTCAATGA
- the pcaF gene encoding 3-oxoadipyl-CoA thiolase, which produces MRDAFICDGVRTPIGRYGGALSSLRPDDLAVLPLKALMERQPQLNWSLTDDIILGCANQAGEDNRNVARMAGLLAGLPLSVSGTTINRLCGSGLDAIALAARSIKSGEANLMIAGGVESMSRAPFVMSKAESAFSRQPQLFDTTIGWRFINPLMEQQFATDSMPETAENVAQEYAISRADQDHFALRSQQRTEQARQKGIFAQEIVPITITHRKGDIVVTEDEHPRPETTWEQLQKLKTPFRHNGSVTAGNASGVNDGAAALIIASQETANTQGLVPKARIIATATCGVEPRLMGIGPLPAAQKVLKMAGLTIEQMDVIELNEAFAAQALAVLRGLGLPDDAAQVNPNGGAISLGHPLGMSGARLAITATNELHRRQGRFALCTMCIGVGQGIAMIIERV; this is translated from the coding sequence ATGAGAGATGCTTTTATTTGTGATGGGGTAAGAACTCCAATCGGCCGTTATGGTGGTGCTCTGTCCTCTTTACGCCCTGATGATCTTGCTGTTTTACCGTTAAAAGCATTAATGGAAAGGCAACCACAACTTAATTGGTCACTTACTGATGACATCATATTAGGCTGTGCCAATCAGGCGGGAGAAGACAACCGTAATGTCGCAAGAATGGCAGGTTTATTAGCAGGCCTTCCATTATCCGTCTCTGGTACAACAATTAACCGATTGTGTGGCTCAGGGCTTGATGCGATAGCCTTGGCTGCTAGAAGTATCAAATCAGGCGAAGCAAACTTAATGATTGCAGGGGGAGTTGAATCGATGAGTCGAGCCCCTTTCGTGATGAGCAAGGCAGAATCCGCTTTCTCTCGGCAACCACAGTTGTTTGATACCACGATTGGTTGGCGGTTTATCAATCCATTGATGGAGCAGCAATTTGCGACAGATTCAATGCCTGAAACCGCAGAAAACGTTGCGCAAGAGTACGCTATCAGCCGAGCTGATCAAGATCACTTTGCCTTACGCAGTCAACAACGTACTGAACAAGCACGGCAAAAAGGTATTTTTGCACAAGAGATTGTGCCTATCACCATCACACACCGTAAAGGTGACATTGTCGTCACTGAAGATGAACACCCGCGCCCAGAAACGACTTGGGAACAACTACAAAAACTCAAAACCCCTTTTCGCCACAATGGTTCAGTCACCGCAGGTAATGCATCTGGGGTAAATGATGGCGCGGCAGCACTGATCATCGCTTCGCAAGAAACCGCCAATACGCAAGGGTTAGTACCTAAAGCACGCATCATCGCCACAGCAACCTGTGGTGTAGAACCACGGCTGATGGGCATTGGGCCACTGCCAGCAGCACAGAAAGTACTAAAGATGGCTGGGCTCACAATTGAACAAATGGATGTGATTGAACTTAATGAAGCTTTCGCCGCGCAAGCACTCGCGGTCTTAAGGGGCTTAGGGCTCCCTGATGATGCTGCACAGGTTAATCCAAACGGTGGGGCTATTTCATTGGGCCATCCGCTTGGGATGAGTGGCGCTAGATTAGCCATTACGGCGACTAATGAGCTGCATCGCCGACAAGGTCGTTTTGCCCTGTGCACTATGTGCATTGGGGTCGGTCAAGGGATAGCGATGATTATTGAACGCGTTTAG
- the paaE gene encoding 1,2-phenylacetyl-CoA epoxidase subunit PaaE: MTVFHRLSIAAIERDTPDAVAVTFNVPDSLRKHYHYRPGQHLTLKALINGEDLRRCYSICSSPDENTLKIGVKAIYEGRFSNFINQQLNVGDSLDVMIPQGKFGYQPEANTRARYLAIAAGSGITPLLSIIKSTLQTEPYSHVTLIYGNKNSRSVMFKEVIADLKNRFAQRLQVLYLFSQEQQESPLLSGRINKSQLIALDQQLLNFKQYHRAFVCGPEAMMDEVQLTLAECGMNSDHIHSERFNTSSLKFKPPAAVASDNRQVSLQLDGRTLTITMDSQDDSILDAALRQGADLPYACKGGVCATCKCKLRSGEVEMGVNYSLEPDQIAEGYILSCQSWPKGDGVVLDFDV, from the coding sequence ATGACTGTATTTCACCGCTTAAGTATTGCCGCTATTGAACGTGACACCCCCGATGCGGTGGCTGTGACATTTAATGTCCCCGATAGCTTGCGCAAACACTATCACTATCGCCCAGGACAGCACCTTACTCTTAAAGCGTTAATTAATGGCGAAGATTTGCGCCGTTGCTACTCCATTTGTAGCTCACCAGATGAAAACACATTAAAAATTGGTGTTAAAGCCATTTATGAAGGACGCTTTTCAAATTTTATTAACCAACAACTGAATGTCGGGGATAGCCTTGATGTGATGATCCCACAAGGAAAGTTTGGCTACCAACCTGAAGCCAATACCCGAGCTCGTTATCTTGCTATTGCTGCGGGGTCTGGGATCACACCGCTGCTTTCCATCATTAAATCCACTCTGCAAACCGAGCCATATAGCCATGTGACTTTAATTTATGGCAATAAAAATAGTCGCTCAGTGATGTTTAAAGAAGTCATTGCCGATCTTAAAAATCGCTTTGCTCAACGTTTGCAAGTGCTCTATTTATTCAGCCAAGAGCAACAAGAAAGCCCGCTCCTCAGTGGGCGCATTAATAAATCTCAGCTAATAGCACTTGATCAGCAACTACTCAATTTCAAGCAGTACCACCGCGCCTTTGTATGTGGTCCTGAAGCCATGATGGATGAAGTACAGCTGACATTGGCGGAATGTGGGATGAACTCAGATCATATCCACAGTGAGCGTTTTAATACTTCATCCCTAAAATTTAAGCCACCAGCGGCTGTCGCTTCTGATAACCGGCAAGTTAGCCTTCAACTGGATGGACGAACATTGACAATCACCATGGATAGTCAAGATGACAGCATTCTTGATGCTGCATTGCGTCAAGGAGCTGATCTGCCCTATGCATGCAAAGGTGGTGTTTGCGCAACCTGCAAATGCAAATTACGTTCAGGCGAAGTTGAAATGGGGGTGAATTATAGCCTAGAGCCCGATCAGATCGCTGAAGGCTACATATTAAGCTGCCAATCATGGCCGAAAGGCGATGGTGTCGTGCTCGATTTTGATGTGTAG
- the paaF gene encoding 2,3-dehydroadipyl-CoA hydratase PaaF has translation MHTDWILTHTNNRVLTLTLNRPEVRNALSTDCLKQLVEHLERADNNPEIGAILITGNSRFFAAGADLKELQQQTVASAITDKRPAIWRRFNQITKPIISAVNGYALGAGCELVLASDITIAGESARFGLPEITLGLIPGAGGTQRLVRGVGKSLAMQMILTGNAIDAQQALQAGLVSQVCVDGLVVEYAQKIAQRIATHAPLAVKAAKAAINAAQEMSLTDGLQLERQYFVGLAGTDDRQEGINAFFEKRQPKFTGQ, from the coding sequence ATGCACACAGATTGGATCCTCACACACACAAACAACCGCGTACTGACATTAACGTTAAACCGCCCAGAAGTGCGTAACGCATTAAGTACGGATTGCCTAAAACAACTCGTCGAGCACCTTGAGCGGGCTGATAACAATCCAGAGATTGGTGCAATATTGATCACGGGTAACTCACGCTTTTTCGCAGCAGGAGCTGACCTAAAAGAGCTACAGCAACAAACCGTTGCTTCCGCTATCACAGATAAACGCCCTGCTATTTGGCGCCGCTTTAATCAGATCACAAAACCGATCATTAGCGCTGTGAATGGCTATGCATTAGGCGCTGGCTGTGAGCTAGTACTCGCCAGCGATATCACTATTGCAGGCGAATCTGCACGTTTTGGGTTACCTGAAATCACATTAGGTTTGATACCGGGAGCGGGTGGCACACAACGTCTAGTGCGTGGAGTTGGGAAATCTCTTGCCATGCAAATGATCCTCACTGGCAACGCAATTGATGCGCAACAAGCCTTACAAGCAGGGCTTGTAAGCCAAGTTTGTGTTGATGGTCTGGTGGTTGAATATGCACAAAAAATTGCGCAACGCATCGCAACACACGCTCCCTTAGCAGTGAAAGCCGCTAAAGCGGCGATTAATGCAGCTCAAGAAATGTCACTTACTGATGGCTTGCAGCTCGAACGCCAATATTTTGTCGGGTTAGCTGGTACCGATGACCGCCAAGAAGGGATCAATGCCTTCTTTGAAAAACGACAGCCCAAATTTACAGGACAATAA